In Deinococcus detaillensis, one DNA window encodes the following:
- a CDS encoding response regulator transcription factor → MLSQILIVEDDPHLGPLLRDYLSADYQVFHAATLAEAQNWLGTHSAQLILLDLNLPDGNGLDLVQSLRQYSSTPVLVLSARSHVQERVAGLNAGADDYLTKPFAMPELDARISALLRRTASGGSVNLGNTSLSTSSLTLTAEEQHVNLTEHESRILELMMRTPERVFSRADIESHLYGWETPNSNSVEVRISQLRKKLESVGSTLRVRTIRNVGYVLQA, encoded by the coding sequence ATGCTCTCACAGATTTTGATTGTCGAGGACGATCCCCATTTGGGGCCGCTGCTGCGCGATTACCTCAGCGCGGATTATCAGGTCTTTCACGCCGCCACCTTAGCCGAGGCCCAAAACTGGCTGGGAACGCACAGCGCCCAACTGATTTTGCTCGATCTCAACTTGCCCGACGGCAACGGCCTCGACTTGGTGCAGTCGCTGCGGCAGTACAGCTCGACGCCGGTTTTGGTGCTCTCAGCCCGCAGTCACGTGCAGGAGCGGGTCGCGGGGCTCAACGCCGGAGCCGACGATTACCTCACCAAGCCGTTTGCCATGCCCGAACTCGACGCCCGCATCAGCGCTCTCTTGCGCCGAACCGCTTCGGGCGGCAGCGTCAATCTGGGCAACACCAGCTTGTCGACGAGTAGCTTGACGCTCACCGCCGAGGAGCAGCATGTCAACCTGACCGAGCATGAGTCGCGCATTCTGGAGCTGATGATGAGGACGCCCGAGCGGGTCTTTTCGCGGGCCGACATCGAATCTCACCTCTACGGCTGGGAAACGCCCAACTCCAACAGCGTGGAAGTGCGGATTTCGCAGCTGCGCAAAAAACTGGAGTCGGTGGGCAGCACCCTGAGGGTTCGCACCATCCGCAACGTCGGCTACGTCTTGCAGGCGTAA
- a CDS encoding circularly permuted type 2 ATP-grasp protein, which translates to MQNYQQGERFFDEMFTPDGAVRPHYQGVQAYLERLGVPEFERRRSLLDLAFRNQGITFTVYGDSAGTERTFPFDPVPRIIPASEWATLEAGLTQRVKALNAFLRDIYSDAQILKEGIIPSELVYSSSHFRREVHGLKVPLGVYTHIVGSDLIRDEQGNYLVLEDNLRSPSGVSYLLANRAAMTRIYPGMFDSQGVRTVQHYPNELLRVLSSLSPRAPEATVVLLTPGMYNSAYFEHAYLAQQMGVELVEGRDLFVDNGRVWMRTTNGRTQVDVIYRRVDDEFLDPLTFRRDSALGVPGLVEVYRQGRVAIANAIGAGVADDKAVYAYVPQMIEYYLGEKAILGNVPTYLGWDKDQLGYILENASELVIKAVGEAGGYGMLIGPASTQQEVADFLVQVRENPRNYIGQPVVGLSRHPTFYTDSGDFEAAHVDLRPYILVGKDVSIIPGGLTRVALKRGSLVVNSSQGGGSKDTWVLDHDGPVNAQIQSQFQGAPLQGGLVSPGQPHWPLGGASGPAQRHLQNAPLDEAAAGQSQSQSQSQSGGGTQSQSQAQQGEHEPPLGALTLNSAELPAEDTHQQHRFLPGTELPEQLAEQSGHVGVAHSDQVPDPATVPGIEQPDQQGDV; encoded by the coding sequence ATGCAAAATTACCAGCAGGGAGAACGTTTTTTTGATGAGATGTTTACCCCGGACGGCGCGGTCAGGCCCCATTATCAGGGCGTGCAAGCGTATTTAGAGCGCCTCGGTGTCCCGGAATTCGAGCGGCGGCGCTCCCTGCTCGACTTGGCGTTTCGCAACCAAGGCATCACCTTTACCGTCTACGGCGACAGCGCCGGAACCGAGCGCACCTTTCCGTTTGATCCGGTGCCGCGCATCATCCCGGCGAGCGAGTGGGCCACTTTGGAAGCGGGCCTGACTCAGCGTGTCAAGGCCCTCAACGCCTTTTTGCGCGACATTTACAGCGACGCCCAAATTCTCAAAGAAGGAATCATCCCCAGCGAGTTGGTGTACTCGTCGAGCCACTTCCGGCGCGAAGTTCACGGCCTCAAAGTGCCGCTGGGCGTGTACACCCACATCGTCGGCAGCGATTTGATCCGCGACGAGCAGGGCAACTATCTGGTCTTGGAAGACAATTTGCGCTCGCCCAGCGGCGTGAGCTACCTGCTGGCCAACCGCGCCGCCATGACCCGCATCTATCCGGGCATGTTCGATTCGCAGGGCGTACGGACGGTGCAGCACTACCCCAACGAGCTGCTGCGCGTTCTCAGTTCGCTCAGCCCGCGTGCGCCGGAAGCCACCGTGGTGCTGCTGACGCCGGGCATGTACAACAGCGCTTACTTTGAGCACGCTTACCTCGCTCAGCAGATGGGCGTCGAACTCGTCGAGGGCCGCGATTTGTTTGTGGACAATGGCCGCGTCTGGATGCGGACCACCAACGGGCGCACCCAAGTGGACGTGATCTACCGCCGCGTCGACGATGAATTCCTCGATCCGCTGACCTTCCGGCGCGACTCGGCGCTGGGCGTGCCGGGACTGGTGGAGGTCTACCGTCAGGGACGAGTCGCCATTGCCAACGCCATCGGCGCGGGCGTGGCCGACGACAAAGCCGTTTACGCCTACGTGCCGCAGATGATCGAGTACTACCTCGGTGAGAAGGCCATCTTGGGCAACGTCCCCACTTATTTGGGCTGGGACAAAGACCAACTCGGATACATCCTCGAAAACGCCTCGGAACTAGTGATCAAGGCAGTGGGCGAGGCGGGCGGCTACGGCATGCTGATCGGCCCGGCCTCCACCCAGCAAGAAGTGGCAGACTTCTTGGTGCAGGTGCGCGAAAATCCCCGCAACTACATCGGACAGCCGGTGGTGGGCTTGTCGCGTCACCCCACCTTCTACACGGATTCCGGCGACTTTGAAGCGGCTCACGTGGATTTGCGCCCTTATATTTTGGTGGGAAAAGACGTTTCCATTATCCCCGGCGGCCTGACGCGGGTGGCGCTCAAGCGCGGCTCGTTGGTGGTCAACTCCTCGCAGGGCGGCGGCTCCAAAGACACCTGGGTGCTGGATCACGACGGCCCAGTGAACGCCCAGATTCAGAGCCAGTTTCAAGGTGCGCCGCTGCAAGGCGGCCTCGTTTCGCCGGGTCAGCCGCACTGGCCGCTGGGCGGAGCGTCGGGGCCAGCCCAGCGCCACTTGCAAAACGCGCCTCTGGACGAGGCCGCAGCGGGCCAGTCGCAATCGCAGAGCCAGTCACAAAGCGGGGGCGGCACTCAGAGTCAAAGCCAAGCGCAGCAAGGGGAGCACGAGCCGCCGCTGGGCGCTTTGACCCTCAACTCAGCCGAGCTGCCCGCCGAGGACACCCACCAGCAGCACCGCTTTTTGCCGGGAACCGAACTGCCCGAGCAGCTCGCCGAGCAAAGCGGCCACGTGGGGGTTGCCCATTCAGATCAAGTCCCCGACCCCGCCACCGTGCCGGGCATCGAACAACCCGATCAGCAAGGAGACGTGTAA
- a CDS encoding alpha-E domain-containing protein, protein MLSRLAESLYWIGRYVERAENTARLLNVNYYATLEAGGRVSEEWRPLLEISGTKAGFAEHYGRADAHSVAAWLAFDRRNPSSIASSLSRARENARGLRDRIPSEMWEELNLAYLNLCFQNVDVLASDGLFEYCSAARDASQMFFGIAFATLPRDEGWSFMRAGQMLERGDNLLRLLQVRYSVRSPSTPAQAAVDNHRWMAVLKTVSAYEAYRKSEHGGLDPRTIAKFLLLNGYFPRSVRYCGENLHDALAQIERIHPKSHPELLREAKWLMARLEHANVDDILERQSPDLDTLLSDFNAVGYAIYAAYFTV, encoded by the coding sequence ATGCTCTCGCGCTTAGCCGAATCGCTGTACTGGATTGGCCGCTACGTCGAGCGGGCCGAGAACACCGCCCGCCTGCTCAACGTCAACTATTACGCCACCCTGGAAGCGGGCGGGCGGGTCAGCGAAGAGTGGCGGCCCCTGTTGGAGATTTCCGGCACAAAGGCCGGATTTGCCGAGCACTATGGCCGCGCCGATGCCCACAGCGTGGCGGCTTGGCTAGCCTTCGACCGCCGCAATCCGTCGAGTATTGCGTCGAGCCTCTCCCGCGCCCGCGAAAATGCGCGAGGCCTGCGCGACCGGATTCCCAGCGAGATGTGGGAAGAACTCAACCTGGCTTACCTCAATCTGTGCTTCCAGAATGTAGACGTGCTGGCCAGCGACGGTCTGTTCGAATACTGCTCGGCGGCCCGCGACGCTTCGCAGATGTTTTTCGGCATCGCTTTTGCCACGTTGCCGCGCGACGAAGGCTGGTCGTTTATGCGGGCAGGTCAAATGCTCGAGCGCGGCGACAATTTGCTGCGGCTCCTACAGGTGCGCTACAGCGTCCGCAGCCCCAGCACCCCCGCACAGGCCGCCGTGGACAACCACCGCTGGATGGCGGTGCTCAAAACGGTCTCGGCGTACGAGGCTTACCGCAAAAGCGAACACGGCGGCCTCGACCCGCGCACCATCGCCAAGTTCTTGCTGCTCAACGGTTACTTTCCGCGCAGCGTGCGCTACTGCGGCGAGAACTTGCACGACGCTTTGGCCCAGATCGAGCGCATTCATCCCAAGTCTCATCCCGAGCTGCTGCGCGAGGCCAAATGGCTGATGGCCCGCTTGGAACACGCCAATGTGGACGACATCTTAGAGCGGCAGTCTCCCGATTTAGACACCTTGCTGAGCGACTTCAACGCCGTCGGCTACGCGATTTACGCGGCCTATTTCACGGTTTGA
- a CDS encoding transglutaminase family protein — MRADIRHVTEYAYKEPAWDSFNEVRLHPEASARQQLKSFHLLVDPEASSVTTHRDYFGSIVHHVHVHERHRVLRIEAQALVTTKPLTVPPPVPLSALDDLRSEVTEFLIASPRVPKGDWPEIFGVARPGPNDDLSAFLTDLTHQFFQQFSYKPGATSVRTTIQEFAKLQQGVCQDFTHAMLGVCRTLGIPARYVSGYLYSGGEMIGADATHAWPEVLIPGAGWVGFDPTNDVLAGEKHIKIGHGRDYPDVSPVRGTFYGGGQGRLDVEVRVYGEQQQ, encoded by the coding sequence ATGCGCGCCGATATACGTCACGTCACCGAATACGCCTATAAAGAACCCGCTTGGGATTCGTTTAACGAAGTGCGCCTGCATCCAGAAGCCAGCGCCCGCCAGCAACTCAAGAGCTTCCATTTGCTGGTGGATCCGGAGGCGAGCAGCGTCACCACCCACCGCGATTATTTCGGCTCCATCGTGCATCACGTTCACGTTCACGAACGCCACCGGGTGCTGCGAATTGAGGCGCAGGCGCTGGTCACCACCAAGCCGCTGACAGTGCCGCCGCCCGTGCCGCTGAGCGCCCTCGACGATCTGCGCAGCGAAGTCACCGAGTTTTTGATTGCCAGCCCGCGCGTGCCCAAAGGCGACTGGCCCGAGATCTTCGGCGTGGCCCGCCCCGGCCCCAACGATGATCTCTCGGCTTTTTTAACCGACTTGACCCACCAATTTTTTCAGCAGTTCAGCTACAAGCCCGGAGCCACCAGCGTCCGCACCACCATTCAGGAGTTTGCCAAGTTGCAGCAGGGCGTTTGCCAAGACTTTACCCACGCCATGCTGGGAGTCTGCCGCACGCTGGGCATCCCGGCCCGCTACGTCAGCGGCTACCTGTATTCCGGCGGCGAGATGATCGGCGCAGACGCCACCCATGCCTGGCCAGAAGTGCTGATCCCCGGCGCGGGCTGGGTGGGCTTCGATCCGACCAACGACGTGCTGGCCGGAGAAAAACACATCAAGATCGGTCACGGGCGCGATTACCCTGACGTGTCGCCCGTGCGCGGCACCTTTTACGGCGGCGGGCAGGGCCGCTTGGACGTGGAAGTGCGGGTCTACGGTGAGCAGCAGCAGTAA
- a CDS encoding YIP1 family protein: MQKSPQITASIQNMFSQSTAVLSQPSVATFERFEQRGGVQQAYIYVMVAAVVSALIAAFFALFHSEVTFFGQLFTRLILVPLGFAVFTGAVYYIGKALFKGTGTYAEVAYTFSLFFVPMSILGTLIGIIPIIGFLAAILIALANMYFGFLAVQSSMNIRTNGEALALLVLSGVAYFLVSLIVGGFLASLFIARAVLSGV; encoded by the coding sequence ATGCAAAAGTCTCCCCAGATCACGGCCAGCATCCAAAATATGTTCAGCCAAAGTACAGCGGTACTCAGCCAGCCGAGCGTCGCCACTTTCGAGCGCTTTGAACAGCGGGGCGGCGTGCAGCAAGCCTACATCTACGTGATGGTCGCGGCGGTGGTATCGGCGCTGATTGCCGCTTTCTTCGCGCTCTTCCACAGTGAGGTTACTTTTTTCGGCCAGCTCTTCACGCGTCTTATTCTCGTTCCGCTGGGCTTTGCTGTTTTCACTGGAGCGGTTTATTACATCGGCAAGGCGCTTTTCAAAGGAACAGGGACCTACGCTGAAGTTGCCTACACTTTCTCACTCTTCTTTGTGCCTATGAGTATTCTGGGGACTTTGATTGGTATTATTCCCATTATCGGCTTTCTGGCTGCCATTTTGATCGCCTTGGCTAATATGTATTTCGGCTTTCTGGCGGTGCAGTCCAGCATGAATATTCGCACCAACGGCGAAGCGCTCGCGCTCTTGGTTTTATCTGGCGTGGCCTATTTCTTGGTTTCTTTGATTGTCGGCGGCTTTTTGGCCAGCCTCTTTATCGCTAGAGCTGTCCTCAGCGGCGTTTAA
- the uvrB gene encoding excinuclease ABC subunit UvrB: protein MLKVESEYTPAGDQPTAIRSLVDGLDSGLRFQTLLGATGTGKTYSVAQVIEKTGRPALIMAPNKILTAQLAAEFREFFPTAAVEFFISYYDYYQPEAYVPGKDLFIEKDAAINQEIERLRHSATRNLLTRRDTIVVASVSCIYGLGDPAEYRALNILLKVGEQMSRDEMLSRLISMQYERNDIELSAGRFRAKGEIIEIWPSYDEQPLRIQLFGDEIEKIQIVHSLTGDKLGDLDASVIYPAKHYVASASNVERSIVTIQQELDERLEYFNSVGKLLEAQRLKERTLYDLEMMKVLGYCSGIENYSRHVDGRRPGETPFTMLDYFPEDFVTFIDESHVTVPQIGGMANGDRARKQTLVDYGFRLPSAMDNRPLNFQEFLEKTGQTVFVSATPGPFEREVSDSIADQIIRPTGLVDPPVTVRPIQGQIDDLLGMIRGRAEKSERVLITTLTKRMSEDLTEYLLERGVRARYMHSDIDSVERQVIIRDLRLGHYDVLIGINLLREGLDLPEVSLVAILDADKPGFLRSERALIQTIGRAARNVGGEVILYGDSITPAMKSAMDETDRRREKQTAYNLEHGITPTTIIKGVRNIIRGEEVAELPASGDLSNDRDALTVQLTDLELDMWQASEDLDFELAASLRDQIRSIEAKLQGKNFEQPTVPGQKVRKRGRR from the coding sequence ATGCTTAAGGTCGAGTCCGAGTACACGCCCGCAGGCGATCAGCCAACCGCCATTCGCAGCTTGGTAGACGGCCTAGACAGCGGTCTGCGCTTTCAGACCCTCCTCGGCGCGACGGGCACCGGTAAAACATACAGTGTGGCCCAAGTCATCGAAAAAACCGGACGCCCAGCCCTGATCATGGCTCCCAACAAAATCCTGACGGCCCAACTCGCCGCCGAGTTCCGCGAGTTTTTTCCGACTGCCGCTGTCGAGTTTTTTATCTCGTATTACGATTACTATCAGCCGGAAGCGTACGTGCCGGGCAAAGATTTGTTTATCGAAAAAGACGCCGCCATCAACCAAGAAATCGAGCGGCTGCGCCATTCAGCCACCCGCAACTTGCTGACCCGCCGCGACACTATCGTGGTGGCCTCGGTGAGCTGTATTTACGGCCTCGGTGATCCCGCTGAATACAGAGCACTCAACATTTTGCTGAAAGTCGGCGAGCAGATGAGCCGCGACGAGATGCTGAGCCGTTTGATCTCGATGCAGTATGAGCGCAATGACATCGAACTCTCCGCCGGACGCTTCAGGGCCAAAGGCGAGATCATTGAAATCTGGCCCAGCTATGATGAACAGCCGCTGCGGATTCAACTTTTCGGGGACGAGATCGAGAAAATTCAGATTGTCCATTCGTTGACCGGTGACAAACTCGGTGATCTGGACGCCAGCGTGATCTATCCGGCCAAACACTATGTCGCCAGTGCCAGCAATGTTGAGCGCTCTATTGTTACCATTCAGCAGGAGTTAGACGAGCGGTTGGAATACTTCAACTCAGTGGGTAAATTACTCGAAGCCCAGCGTCTTAAAGAGCGCACCCTCTACGACTTGGAAATGATGAAAGTGTTGGGCTACTGCTCCGGCATTGAAAACTACTCGCGACACGTGGATGGCCGCAGGCCCGGCGAAACGCCCTTCACCATGTTGGATTACTTCCCGGAAGATTTTGTGACGTTCATTGACGAATCACACGTGACAGTGCCACAAATCGGCGGAATGGCCAACGGTGACAGGGCACGCAAGCAAACGCTGGTCGATTACGGCTTCCGGCTGCCCTCGGCCATGGATAACCGCCCGCTGAACTTTCAGGAATTTTTGGAGAAAACGGGTCAAACCGTGTTCGTTTCGGCCACGCCCGGCCCCTTTGAGCGTGAGGTCAGCGACAGCATCGCCGATCAGATTATTCGACCCACCGGACTGGTTGACCCGCCGGTGACGGTGCGCCCGATTCAGGGCCAAATCGACGACTTGCTGGGCATGATTCGGGGCCGCGCCGAAAAAAGCGAGCGGGTGCTCATCACCACGCTGACCAAGCGGATGTCCGAAGACCTCACCGAATACCTGTTGGAGCGTGGCGTGCGTGCCCGCTACATGCACTCGGACATCGATTCGGTCGAGCGCCAAGTCATCATTCGGGATTTGCGGCTGGGTCACTACGACGTGCTGATCGGCATCAACCTTTTGCGCGAAGGACTGGATTTGCCGGAAGTCTCGCTGGTCGCCATTCTGGACGCCGACAAGCCGGGCTTCCTGAGAAGCGAGCGGGCGCTGATTCAGACCATCGGACGGGCGGCCCGCAACGTCGGCGGCGAGGTGATTTTGTACGGCGACAGCATTACCCCCGCCATGAAAAGCGCAATGGACGAAACCGACCGCCGCCGCGAGAAGCAGACCGCCTACAACTTGGAACACGGCATCACCCCGACGACCATCATCAAGGGAGTCAGAAACATCATTCGCGGCGAGGAAGTGGCCGAGTTGCCTGCCTCCGGCGATCTGAGCAATGACCGTGACGCCCTGACCGTTCAACTCACCGATCTTGAGCTGGACATGTGGCAAGCGTCAGAGGACTTGGACTTCGAACTGGCCGCTTCGTTGCGCGACCAAATTCGCAGCATCGAGGCCAAATTGCAGGGCAAGAACTTCGAGCAGCCCACCGTGCCGGGCCAGAAAGTCAGAAAACGCGGGCGGCGCTGA
- a CDS encoding cytochrome b yields MNQWLDERLHISRLNDKFLRKAFPVHHSFFLGEITLFSLIVLILTGAILALFYEPSTILVKNPMDPTSANLVPAAWASAININAMPFGDMLRRMHHWMANLMMGAGLMHMMRIYFTGAYKKPREINWWIGLLLIIFTALTAVTGYSLPYDNFAFTTLKVVVGIASSIPWIGEWVGQAAFAGKFPGPGIISRVYGYHIMLLPGILLALTGAHMLLMIKQKHTQPRYAKELAYKKIVGVPLITQQTPIMLMLALIFTGLVMLFAAFIPVHPVEVFGPPSNQSPIVKPDFYLLWVFGILAILPGSLEFNLWGGVFNAEFFGALVMPGIIIGLLFAIPLIDRSSENQYYAENPTDYPVRLGLGIAFFVMIAVFSVAGYRPELVLSGVLKESSANLILWILAIVLPIISYFAVIGIVRGIRKLREADEREMRQAAADD; encoded by the coding sequence ATGAACCAATGGCTCGACGAGCGGCTTCACATTTCGCGTTTAAACGATAAGTTTTTGCGTAAAGCCTTCCCGGTTCACCACAGCTTTTTCTTGGGTGAAATCACGCTGTTCTCCTTAATCGTGCTGATCTTGACTGGCGCAATTTTGGCGCTGTTCTACGAACCCAGCACCATCTTGGTCAAAAACCCGATGGACCCTACCTCGGCCAACTTGGTGCCCGCCGCTTGGGCGAGCGCCATCAACATCAATGCCATGCCGTTCGGCGACATGCTGCGCCGGATGCACCACTGGATGGCCAACTTAATGATGGGCGCGGGCCTGATGCACATGATGCGGATTTATTTCACCGGCGCTTACAAAAAGCCGCGTGAGATCAATTGGTGGATTGGCCTTCTCCTGATCATCTTCACCGCCCTGACTGCCGTGACGGGTTACAGCCTGCCCTACGACAACTTCGCCTTCACCACCCTCAAAGTGGTCGTGGGTATCGCCTCCAGCATCCCCTGGATCGGCGAGTGGGTCGGCCAAGCGGCCTTTGCGGGCAAGTTCCCCGGCCCCGGGATTATCTCGCGGGTCTACGGCTACCACATCATGTTGCTGCCCGGTATTCTGCTGGCCCTGACTGGGGCGCACATGCTGCTGATGATCAAGCAAAAGCACACCCAGCCCCGCTACGCCAAAGAGCTGGCGTATAAGAAGATCGTGGGCGTGCCGCTGATTACCCAGCAGACCCCCATCATGCTGATGCTGGCGCTGATCTTTACCGGCTTGGTGATGTTGTTCGCCGCCTTCATTCCGGTTCACCCGGTTGAAGTCTTCGGGCCGCCCAGCAACCAGTCGCCCATCGTCAAGCCGGACTTTTACCTGCTGTGGGTCTTCGGCATCCTGGCGATCTTGCCGGGCAGCCTAGAGTTCAACTTGTGGGGCGGAGTCTTTAACGCCGAGTTCTTCGGTGCGCTGGTAATGCCGGGCATCATCATCGGCTTGCTGTTCGCCATTCCGCTGATTGACCGCAGCAGTGAAAACCAGTACTACGCTGAAAATCCCACCGATTATCCGGTCAGGTTGGGGCTGGGGATCGCCTTCTTCGTGATGATCGCGGTGTTCAGCGTCGCGGGCTATAGGCCAGAGCTGGTGCTGTCGGGCGTGCTCAAAGAATCCAGCGCCAACTTGATTTTGTGGATTCTGGCCATCGTGTTGCCGATCATCAGTTACTTTGCCGTTATCGGCATCGTGCGCGGCATTCGTAAGCTGCGCGAGGCCGATGAGCGCGAAATGCGTCAAGCCGCTGCTGACGACTGA
- a CDS encoding Rieske 2Fe-2S domain-containing protein has translation MTKYRRADPEISRRKFINVALGTAGAVGGLGLVTALAGVRPPNRITAGKVPAIEGDILVYAEGAQSGQPLKASDLTDKITRAWPQGKDKDGKPVIKKDEPNNLLIVFKFPPAEIVAPTDLKGVQDGVVAYSGICQHLGCQVGDNPSKPETILCPCHSGAYDPRAGCKVIGGPPPKPLPQLPIKLDAGGVMATGSLNGPYYGLTESDWKSLLEEAKTI, from the coding sequence ATGACCAAATACAGACGTGCAGACCCCGAAATTTCTCGGCGCAAGTTTATTAACGTGGCGCTCGGCACTGCCGGCGCAGTGGGCGGCCTCGGCCTCGTCACAGCGCTGGCGGGTGTGCGGCCTCCCAACCGGATCACGGCGGGCAAAGTTCCTGCCATCGAGGGAGACATCTTGGTGTACGCCGAGGGAGCCCAAAGCGGCCAGCCACTCAAAGCCAGTGACCTGACCGACAAGATCACCCGCGCTTGGCCGCAAGGCAAAGACAAAGACGGCAAGCCGGTCATCAAAAAAGATGAACCCAATAACTTGTTGATCGTCTTCAAGTTCCCGCCTGCTGAGATCGTGGCTCCCACTGACCTCAAAGGCGTGCAAGACGGCGTGGTGGCTTACAGCGGCATTTGCCAGCATCTCGGCTGCCAAGTCGGCGACAACCCCTCCAAACCTGAAACTATTTTGTGCCCTTGCCACTCCGGCGCGTATGATCCGCGTGCAGGCTGCAAGGTGATCGGTGGGCCACCGCCCAAACCGTTGCCACAATTGCCGATCAAGCTTGACGCGGGCGGCGTGATGGCGACTGGCTCACTGAACGGGCCTTACTACGGATTGACCGAGAGCGATTGGAAGTCGCTTCTCGAGGAGGCGAAGACGATATGA
- a CDS encoding c-type cytochrome produces MERNDAVMPSVAIVIAAILWIVLLFLFNKDTAPEPIKIDPAITAAAAKEWPTVGKKIFEQGNAATGATACAGCHGLNGQGGVGPKLAGQETILQDPVLVHTRVVKGKGAMPAFAASLKDNEIYAVTNYVLNSWGNKAELVTPAVIAAAASSISPELLKNRSRFVPEEIKLPEITLVTFILLTLTYGIIGLYSVWAEGQELKPGIHKTRSTPLSVLAMVSTLIGVVVFGILFARLIISDWYGWAADPVVKPDVTGEGFYAAMVVILLGVAAGLYKKYFMDSEVLVEDSSGEFPW; encoded by the coding sequence GTGGAACGGAATGACGCAGTAATGCCCTCGGTTGCGATTGTGATCGCGGCCATTTTATGGATTGTTTTGTTGTTTCTTTTCAACAAAGACACCGCCCCAGAGCCGATTAAGATTGATCCGGCCATCACCGCCGCCGCCGCCAAAGAATGGCCGACGGTCGGCAAGAAGATTTTTGAGCAGGGCAACGCGGCTACGGGAGCCACCGCCTGTGCGGGTTGTCACGGCCTGAACGGTCAAGGCGGTGTGGGGCCCAAACTCGCCGGGCAGGAAACCATCCTGCAAGACCCGGTGCTGGTACATACCCGCGTGGTCAAAGGCAAGGGAGCCATGCCAGCTTTCGCGGCCAGCCTCAAGGATAACGAAATCTACGCTGTCACCAACTACGTGCTGAACTCTTGGGGCAACAAAGCCGAACTGGTCACGCCCGCTGTGATTGCGGCGGCGGCCAGCAGCATCAGCCCAGAGCTGCTCAAGAACCGTTCGCGCTTTGTGCCGGAAGAAATCAAGTTGCCGGAAATCACGCTCGTGACTTTTATCTTGCTAACTCTGACCTACGGCATCATTGGGCTGTACAGCGTGTGGGCTGAGGGGCAGGAGTTGAAGCCCGGCATTCACAAAACCCGCAGCACCCCGCTCTCGGTGCTGGCCATGGTCTCCACCCTGATCGGCGTGGTGGTGTTCGGTATTTTGTTCGCCCGCCTGATCATCAGTGATTGGTACGGCTGGGCCGCTGATCCGGTTGTCAAACCCGACGTGACCGGCGAAGGCTTTTACGCGGCGATGGTCGTGATCTTGCTGGGCGTGGCAGCGGGCCTGTACAAGAAATACTTCATGGACAGCGAAGTGCTGGTCGAAGATTCCAGCGGTGAGTTTCCGTGGTAA
- a CDS encoding serine hydrolase, giving the protein MTPESMPPEQVFMERLRAQGYGGEVGLVISTLEGEELVSLNAERVFLSASTIKVPLLLLALERVQAGQLRLTERHTLKPADRVGGAGILHELGAGLELSLGDLLTLMIIVSDNTATNMVIDLLGVDAVNAWLFERGCRQTRLVGKLQLPPDQQNAAQRLGERNRTSAAEQAGLLLGLWQGQRLEPPVRQLALSILGRQQYRDILGRSLLRHADDSPRYQTYTKSGELLGVHHDVGLLMLPRPLCVALLSEGGSDRREHPENQDTLVLSNTLFPLLAALGGLDQGISGDI; this is encoded by the coding sequence GTGACCCCAGAGTCTATGCCCCCAGAGCAAGTTTTTATGGAGCGGCTCCGTGCCCAAGGCTACGGCGGCGAAGTCGGCTTGGTCATCAGCACGCTGGAAGGGGAGGAACTGGTCAGCTTGAACGCCGAGCGGGTTTTCCTCTCTGCCAGCACCATCAAAGTGCCGCTGCTCTTGCTGGCTTTGGAGCGGGTGCAGGCTGGACAACTCCGCCTCACCGAGCGCCACACCCTGAAACCCGCAGACCGAGTAGGCGGCGCAGGGATACTTCACGAACTCGGCGCGGGCCTTGAACTGAGCCTAGGAGACTTGCTCACCCTGATGATCATCGTCAGTGACAACACCGCCACCAATATGGTCATCGACTTGCTCGGCGTGGACGCGGTCAACGCTTGGCTCTTTGAGCGCGGCTGCCGGCAAACCCGCTTGGTGGGCAAGCTGCAACTGCCCCCAGATCAGCAGAACGCCGCCCAGCGCCTCGGTGAGCGCAACCGCACTTCGGCGGCTGAACAAGCCGGGCTGCTGCTCGGGCTGTGGCAGGGCCAGCGCCTTGAGCCGCCTGTGCGCCAATTGGCCCTTTCTATCCTGGGACGCCAGCAATACCGCGACATTTTGGGCCGCTCGCTGCTTCGACACGCTGACGACTCTCCCCGCTACCAGACCTACACCAAGAGCGGCGAACTGCTGGGCGTGCATCACGATGTGGGCCTCTTGATGCTGCCGAGGCCGCTGTGTGTGGCGCTGCTCAGTGAAGGCGGATCAGACCGGCGCGAGCATCCTGAAAACCAAGACACGCTTGTACTCTCAAATACACTTTTCCCGCTGCTGGCCGCACTCGGCGGCCTTGATCAGGGTATCAGCGGGGACATTTAG